Proteins encoded together in one Vicinamibacterales bacterium window:
- the hisF gene encoding imidazole glycerol phosphate synthase subunit HisF, whose amino-acid sequence MLAKRIIACLDVRDGCVVKGVQFQDLASAGDPAALARRYNAEGIDELVILDVTATLENRRALAETIRRVSAELFIPLAVGGGIRSEADAAAALDGGADKVALNSAALADPSLVTRLARRYGSQAVVVAIDAKRGDLGAEARSAKAARYAVFARSGSTATGRDAVEWARQATDAGAGEILLTSIDRDGTRSGFDCGMTAAVSSAVPIPVIASGGAGSFEHFHDVFTEGRADAALAASVFHFSEHAVSDLKSYLHGRGVPVRLLPC is encoded by the coding sequence GTGCTAGCCAAGCGCATCATCGCCTGCCTCGACGTCCGCGACGGCTGCGTCGTCAAGGGCGTGCAGTTCCAGGATCTGGCGTCGGCCGGCGATCCGGCGGCGCTGGCGCGGCGCTACAATGCGGAGGGCATCGACGAGTTGGTCATCCTCGACGTGACCGCGACGCTCGAGAACCGGCGGGCGCTCGCCGAGACGATCCGCCGCGTCTCGGCAGAGCTCTTCATCCCGCTCGCGGTCGGCGGCGGCATCCGCTCGGAGGCGGATGCGGCGGCGGCCCTTGACGGCGGCGCCGACAAGGTCGCGCTGAACAGCGCCGCGCTCGCCGACCCCTCGCTGGTCACCCGGCTGGCGCGCCGCTATGGATCGCAGGCGGTCGTCGTCGCCATCGACGCGAAGCGCGGGGACCTGGGCGCCGAAGCGCGGAGCGCGAAGGCGGCTCGCTACGCCGTCTTCGCGAGGAGCGGCAGCACCGCGACGGGACGCGACGCCGTCGAATGGGCTCGCCAGGCAACGGACGCCGGCGCCGGCGAGATCCTGCTGACCTCGATCGACCGCGACGGGACGCGATCCGGCTTCGACTGCGGGATGACGGCGGCGGTGTCGTCCGCGGTGCCGATTCCGGTCATCGCCTCGGGCGGTGCCGGCAGCTTCGAACACTTCCACGACGTCTTCACGGAGGGCCGCGCCGACGCGGCGCTGGCCGCCTCGGTCTTTCATTTCTCGGAACACGCGGTGTCGGATCTCAAGTCGTACCTGCACGGGCGCGGTGTGCCGGTGAGGCTCTTGCCATGCTGA
- the hisH gene encoding imidazole glycerol phosphate synthase subunit HisH — protein sequence MSGERRSGRGPRVAVVDYKAGNLTSLLKGLVAAGADPFVADDDTAVSRADAIVVPGVGNFAATTAIGAELRGAITTAARRGVPLLGICLGLQFLFETSEEAPQVRGLGLLEGDCYLLHGDVKVPHVGWNTLEKRADSPILAGVPAAAYVYYTHSYAVPVTAATVASTTHGTAFAAVVDSGRVFGVQFHPEKSGEDGMRILRNFVALC from the coding sequence AACGACGCTCCGGCCGCGGGCCGCGGGTTGCGGTGGTCGACTACAAGGCGGGGAACCTGACATCGCTGCTGAAAGGGCTCGTGGCGGCTGGCGCGGATCCGTTCGTCGCCGACGACGACACGGCGGTGTCGCGCGCCGATGCCATCGTCGTTCCGGGCGTCGGGAACTTTGCCGCGACAACGGCGATTGGCGCCGAACTGCGCGGCGCCATCACCACAGCCGCCCGCCGTGGCGTGCCTCTCCTCGGCATCTGTCTCGGACTGCAGTTTCTCTTCGAGACCAGCGAGGAGGCGCCGCAAGTGCGCGGGCTGGGCCTCCTCGAGGGCGACTGCTACCTGTTGCACGGCGACGTCAAGGTTCCGCATGTCGGCTGGAACACCCTGGAGAAGCGCGCCGATTCGCCGATTCTCGCGGGGGTGCCGGCCGCGGCCTACGTGTATTACACGCACTCCTACGCGGTCCCCGTCACCGCCGCGACCGTCGCCAGCACGACCCACGGGACGGCGTTTGCTGCCGTGGTCGACAGCGGACGCGTCTTCGGCGTCCAGTTCCATCCGGAGAAGTCCGGCGAGGACGGCATGCGCATCCTGCGCAACTTCGTGGCGCTGTGCTAG